One region of Jatrophihabitans cynanchi genomic DNA includes:
- a CDS encoding PucR family transcriptional regulator has protein sequence MTSLPAVRPASGGTSRVAAVDPAAFERELTDLALAGAGWPELLARLTAATGRATRLLTADGAVLAGGHARGGLSRACAEAAQHHPAARVRTQDGWTARAVPARAGGRVAALLLIAAPAAEAHVALARAAVTALLIESVRRSATGASRFGDGAGLIGALRSGAGDAAGDGDGVRLAASRFGLDLDRPHCAAALAYTGRHTRTWATALSWLERPVEQHGERAFTLVADADDLTRTRERLELTLGAGTVLAASGPDSTLAGGYATSFAEAAALLAHLSRAGTSAQLPFADAGLLQLLLAVPGSRLAYFVRHHLGPVLDRPELLATLRLWLASGGSRQVVSEQLHLHRNSVGYRVGQLKTLLGVDPVDPGSSAVLHAALVAMDLLNEGESPYSERVLTAADGSS, from the coding sequence GTGACGAGCCTGCCGGCCGTCCGGCCTGCCAGCGGCGGGACGAGTCGTGTCGCCGCCGTGGACCCGGCCGCGTTCGAGCGCGAGCTCACCGACCTGGCGCTCGCAGGCGCCGGCTGGCCCGAACTGCTCGCCCGCCTCACCGCGGCGACCGGCCGTGCCACCCGGCTGCTCACCGCCGACGGCGCCGTGCTGGCAGGCGGCCACGCCCGCGGCGGGCTGTCCCGCGCGTGCGCCGAGGCGGCCCAGCACCACCCCGCCGCCCGGGTCCGCACCCAGGACGGCTGGACGGCCCGCGCCGTGCCGGCCCGCGCGGGCGGGCGCGTCGCCGCGCTGCTGCTCATCGCCGCACCGGCGGCCGAGGCGCACGTCGCGCTCGCGCGCGCCGCGGTCACCGCGCTGTTGATCGAGTCGGTGCGGCGCAGCGCCACCGGCGCGTCCCGGTTCGGCGACGGTGCCGGCCTGATCGGCGCGCTGCGCAGCGGGGCCGGCGACGCCGCGGGCGACGGCGACGGGGTGCGGCTGGCCGCCTCCCGGTTCGGCCTCGACCTGGACCGCCCGCACTGCGCCGCCGCGCTCGCCTACACCGGCCGGCACACCCGCACCTGGGCGACCGCGCTGTCCTGGCTGGAGCGGCCGGTCGAACAGCACGGCGAGCGCGCCTTCACGCTCGTGGCCGACGCGGACGACCTGACCCGCACCCGCGAGCGGCTGGAGCTGACCCTCGGTGCGGGGACGGTGCTGGCCGCGTCCGGCCCCGACAGCACGCTGGCCGGCGGCTACGCGACCTCGTTCGCCGAGGCGGCCGCGCTGCTCGCGCACCTGAGCCGCGCGGGAACGTCCGCGCAGCTGCCGTTCGCCGACGCTGGCCTGCTGCAGTTGCTGCTGGCAGTACCAGGGTCGCGCCTGGCGTACTTCGTCCGCCACCACCTCGGCCCGGTGCTGGACCGGCCCGAGCTGCTGGCCACGCTGCGGCTGTGGCTCGCCTCCGGCGGCAGCAGGCAGGTGGTGTCCGAGCAGTTGCACCTGCATCGCAACTCGGTGGGCTACCGCGTCGGCCAGCTCAAGACGCTGCTCGGCGTCGATCCGGTGGACCCGGGGAGCAGCGCGGTGCTGCACGCCGCGCTCGTCGCGATGGATCTGCTCAACGAGGGCGAATCACCTTATTCCGAAAGGGTGTTGACAGCTGCCGACGGTTCGTCCTAG
- a CDS encoding PucR family transcriptional regulator, translating to MDQPALRDALEARALAGADWLELIVALAEAGRCPVRLAAADAALLCAAGPDGASSLPGAEEFDAPRPPILDAADVARAFAAGSPVAVRTLDGLAMRGLAVRSGGRRVGVLLVGSAGAGAEALLRAGSTAVAIVAVRRDAQASAVAETAGWFVDELRFGSRRSADEVAAMAQRFGVNLAEPQTAAVIGYDGPDLRTFSTALSWVEAPIRVDGGRAWTVLGADARERAALIQRRLQAFLGSGQVLVAAGPPALGVEAIRGGFEKAGFALRLLAAGRVPSVRAAGTVSFDELGLAGLLFAVPRGELAEYVAARLQPLLAHPELVATLRAWYASGGSRLSVAAAVHIHRNSVGHRMDRLRTLLGVDPTDPAVAVQLQTALVAMDVLAALE from the coding sequence GTGGATCAGCCGGCCCTGCGGGACGCCCTGGAGGCGCGCGCGCTGGCCGGCGCCGACTGGCTGGAGCTGATCGTCGCGCTGGCCGAGGCGGGCCGGTGCCCGGTGCGGCTGGCGGCGGCGGACGCCGCGCTGCTGTGCGCGGCAGGGCCGGACGGGGCGAGCTCGCTGCCCGGGGCAGAGGAGTTCGACGCGCCCCGCCCGCCGATCCTCGACGCTGCCGACGTGGCCCGCGCCTTCGCGGCTGGCTCGCCGGTCGCGGTTCGGACACTGGACGGGCTGGCGATGCGTGGCCTCGCGGTGCGCTCCGGCGGGCGGCGGGTGGGCGTGCTGCTCGTCGGGAGCGCCGGCGCGGGGGCCGAGGCACTGCTGCGTGCCGGAAGCACGGCGGTCGCGATCGTGGCCGTGCGCCGCGACGCGCAGGCCTCGGCGGTGGCCGAGACGGCGGGCTGGTTCGTCGACGAGCTGCGCTTCGGCTCGCGCCGCTCGGCCGACGAGGTGGCCGCGATGGCGCAGCGCTTCGGGGTGAACCTCGCCGAGCCGCAGACAGCGGCGGTGATCGGGTACGACGGGCCGGACCTGCGGACGTTCAGCACCGCGCTGTCGTGGGTCGAGGCGCCGATCCGGGTGGACGGCGGCCGGGCCTGGACGGTGCTCGGAGCCGATGCGCGGGAGCGGGCCGCCCTGATCCAGCGCCGGCTGCAGGCGTTCCTCGGCTCCGGGCAGGTGCTGGTCGCCGCCGGGCCGCCGGCACTGGGCGTCGAGGCGATCCGCGGCGGTTTCGAGAAGGCGGGGTTCGCGCTGCGGTTGCTGGCAGCCGGGCGGGTGCCGTCGGTGCGCGCCGCGGGCACGGTGAGCTTCGACGAACTCGGGCTGGCCGGGTTGCTGTTCGCGGTGCCGCGCGGCGAGCTGGCCGAGTACGTGGCCGCCCGGCTGCAGCCGCTGCTCGCCCACCCGGAGTTGGTCGCGACGCTGCGGGCCTGGTACGCGAGCGGCGGAAGCCGGCTCAGCGTGGCGGCAGCGGTGCACATCCACCGCAACTCGGTCGGCCACCGGATGGACCGGCTGCGCACCCTGCTCGGGGTGGACCCGACGGATCCCGCCGTCGCCGTGCAGTTGCAGACCGCCCTCGTCGCGATGGACGTGCTGGCCGCACTGGAGTGA
- a CDS encoding class I SAM-dependent methyltransferase, which translates to MTATVSAPVSPTPVWDVINGFSSYWALRTALDLGVFDALAGGQARDGAELSRAVGAADRAPVTVLADTLIALGLLTSDDDGRYRLNAAAERYLTSGSPASMAALVRHSPGPARSWPELAHTIRRGSPDPSLAAELAAFYPELAPATAPTQAAVAAAVGHELERRGRWPDAPVIVDLGCGSGAWLATLLAQSPDATGVGVELPDVLPVAERTAAEAAVRDRLTLLGGDYLAVALPVERADVVVLAHVLRAEPAERAQRLLRRAIELAGPDGVVVVADYPRPDDATDDAATDDVPAADRTAACAAAKHELLLSLTVLASTPGAGVTVAALRDWAGAAGAELITALEPIPRQHVYLIAAADRTERS; encoded by the coding sequence GTGACGGCCACGGTGAGCGCACCGGTGAGCCCGACGCCGGTGTGGGACGTGATCAACGGCTTCAGCAGCTACTGGGCGCTGCGCACCGCGCTGGACCTCGGCGTCTTCGACGCGCTCGCCGGCGGTCAGGCGCGCGACGGTGCCGAGCTGTCCCGCGCGGTCGGGGCCGCCGATCGCGCCCCGGTGACCGTGCTCGCCGACACCCTGATCGCGCTCGGCCTGCTCACGTCGGACGACGACGGCCGGTACCGGCTGAACGCCGCGGCCGAGCGGTACCTGACGTCCGGTTCGCCCGCGTCGATGGCCGCGCTGGTGCGCCACTCGCCCGGACCTGCGCGGTCGTGGCCCGAGCTGGCGCACACGATCCGGCGCGGCTCGCCCGATCCGTCGCTGGCCGCCGAGCTGGCCGCGTTCTACCCGGAGCTCGCGCCGGCCACCGCGCCCACCCAGGCTGCCGTGGCCGCGGCCGTCGGCCATGAACTGGAGCGCCGCGGCCGCTGGCCGGACGCACCGGTGATCGTCGACCTGGGCTGCGGGTCGGGAGCGTGGCTGGCCACGCTGCTCGCCCAGAGTCCGGATGCCACCGGCGTCGGGGTCGAGCTGCCGGACGTGCTGCCGGTGGCCGAGCGCACGGCGGCCGAGGCCGCGGTACGTGACCGGCTCACCCTGCTCGGCGGCGACTACCTGGCGGTGGCACTGCCGGTCGAGCGCGCCGACGTGGTGGTGCTCGCGCACGTGCTGCGCGCCGAGCCGGCCGAACGGGCGCAGCGATTGCTGCGGCGTGCGATCGAGCTGGCCGGTCCGGACGGCGTCGTCGTCGTGGCCGACTATCCGCGCCCCGACGACGCCACTGACGACGCCGCCACTGACGACGTCCCCGCAGCTGATCGCACCGCGGCGTGCGCGGCGGCCAAGCACGAACTGCTGCTCTCGCTCACCGTGCTGGCCTCGACGCCGGGCGCCGGGGTGACCGTCGCCGCGCTGCGCGACTGGGCGGGCGCCGCGGGCGCCGAGCTGATCACCGCGCTGGAACCGATCCCGCGCCAACACGTCTACCTCATCGCGGCTGCCGACAGGACGGAGCGCTCATGA
- a CDS encoding aldehyde dehydrogenase family protein: MPALEVPAASLLVDGEWTPARNKGELAVVDPATHEPIQSVALAEAQDVDDAVAAARRAFPAWAATNPSERGALLHRWAELIMAHVEDLAAIEARDVGKPLSGGRMNMYITHGIIDYFAGAADKLTGVTLPTRTPDYLGYTMPEPYGVCAVVIPWNVPAVLTAANVAPALAAGNTVVLKPSEIAPLAPFALAELARRAGFPPGILNVVAGLGPDAGAALSGHRDIDHISFVGSTVTGRAIMTAAARNLVPVKLELGGKSPNVLFADADLDVAIPAIVGSITENAGQNCYAGSRLVVEDTVHDEVVERLAAAMAQIRMGAWDADLDMGPLVSAQQFDRVRGYLEQAPASGARLVTGGAATGDGWYVQPTVYDQVHGCMPIAREEIFGPVLAVQTFSGTPQAVEIMNDTDFGLLACIWTNDISRALRLAKTVRSGQVAINQFHDAGVIGFPFNMQKDSGFSRGGGYGALREYTQEKAIAVRLLER, translated from the coding sequence ATGCCTGCACTCGAGGTCCCTGCCGCCAGCCTGCTCGTCGACGGCGAGTGGACGCCGGCGCGGAACAAGGGCGAACTCGCCGTCGTCGACCCGGCCACGCACGAGCCGATCCAGTCGGTCGCGCTCGCCGAGGCGCAGGACGTCGACGACGCGGTCGCCGCCGCGCGCCGCGCCTTCCCGGCCTGGGCGGCCACCAACCCGTCCGAGCGCGGGGCCCTGCTGCACCGCTGGGCCGAGCTCATCATGGCCCACGTCGAGGACCTCGCCGCGATCGAGGCGCGTGACGTCGGCAAGCCGCTGTCCGGCGGCCGGATGAACATGTACATCACCCACGGCATCATCGACTACTTCGCCGGCGCCGCTGACAAGCTCACCGGCGTCACGCTGCCGACCCGCACGCCGGACTACCTCGGCTACACGATGCCCGAGCCGTACGGCGTGTGCGCCGTCGTGATCCCGTGGAACGTCCCCGCGGTGCTCACCGCCGCGAACGTCGCGCCTGCGCTCGCCGCCGGCAACACGGTCGTGCTCAAGCCGTCGGAGATCGCCCCCCTCGCCCCGTTCGCGCTGGCCGAACTCGCCCGCCGGGCCGGCTTCCCGCCCGGCATCCTGAACGTCGTCGCCGGGCTCGGCCCGGACGCCGGTGCGGCGCTGTCCGGTCACCGCGACATCGACCACATCAGCTTCGTCGGCTCGACGGTCACCGGCCGGGCGATCATGACCGCGGCCGCCCGCAACCTCGTCCCGGTCAAGCTCGAGCTCGGCGGCAAGTCACCCAACGTGCTGTTCGCAGACGCCGACCTGGACGTCGCGATCCCGGCCATCGTCGGCTCGATCACCGAGAACGCCGGGCAGAACTGCTACGCCGGCTCGCGGCTCGTCGTCGAGGACACCGTCCACGACGAGGTGGTCGAGCGGCTCGCCGCCGCCATGGCACAGATCCGTATGGGCGCCTGGGACGCCGACCTGGACATGGGTCCCCTGGTCAGCGCGCAGCAGTTCGACCGGGTGCGCGGCTACCTCGAACAGGCACCCGCGTCCGGCGCCCGGCTGGTGACCGGCGGTGCGGCTACCGGCGACGGCTGGTACGTGCAGCCGACCGTCTACGACCAGGTCCACGGCTGCATGCCGATCGCGCGTGAGGAGATCTTCGGCCCGGTCCTCGCGGTGCAGACGTTCAGCGGCACCCCGCAGGCCGTCGAGATCATGAACGACACCGACTTCGGGCTGCTCGCCTGCATCTGGACGAACGACATCTCGCGCGCGCTGCGGTTGGCCAAGACCGTCCGGTCCGGGCAGGTCGCGATCAACCAGTTCCACGACGCCGGCGTGATCGGCTTCCCGTTCAACATGCAGAAGGACAGCGGGTTCAGCCGCGGCGGCGGGTACGGCGCGCTGCGCGAGTACACTCAGGAGAAGGCGATCGCCGTGCGGTTGCTGGAGCGCTGA
- a CDS encoding zinc-binding dehydrogenase, with product MKTVLYRAHGEVDRLEFTDVPTPQPGPGEVLVRVAACGLNHLDVLQRRGPALIPGYTLPHIAGMDIAGVIESRGAGVDSCAEGDRVVVNPAAGCGECADCVRGLDGRCASAQVIGGNVAGGYAEYVVVPAANVHPVPEHVELADAAVVPTVWMTAWHALVAVGRVRLGETVLIHAGGSGVSTAAIQLAKAAGARVITTVGSDAKREYVQRLGADVVVNSATEDVVAVARAATEGRGVEVVLDHVGPATWNAGVYSLAPRGRLVFFGNTTGNRAEFDLVYAYHFGLRLLGSDPYDRHEFAAMLDTYWAAPFVTPIDSEFALADARAAQERMESRAATGKIVLRP from the coding sequence ATGAAGACAGTGCTCTATCGGGCGCACGGCGAGGTGGACCGGCTCGAGTTCACCGACGTCCCGACCCCACAACCCGGCCCCGGCGAGGTGCTGGTGCGGGTCGCGGCGTGCGGCTTGAATCACCTCGACGTCCTGCAGCGTCGCGGCCCCGCGCTCATCCCCGGCTACACGCTGCCGCACATCGCCGGCATGGACATCGCCGGCGTCATCGAGTCGCGCGGAGCGGGCGTCGACAGTTGCGCCGAGGGCGATCGGGTCGTGGTCAACCCGGCCGCCGGATGCGGGGAGTGCGCCGACTGCGTTCGCGGTCTGGACGGCCGGTGCGCGAGCGCGCAGGTCATAGGCGGCAACGTCGCCGGTGGCTACGCCGAGTACGTGGTCGTTCCCGCCGCCAACGTGCACCCGGTGCCCGAGCACGTGGAGCTCGCGGACGCCGCGGTCGTCCCCACCGTCTGGATGACCGCCTGGCACGCACTGGTCGCCGTGGGGCGGGTGCGGCTCGGCGAGACGGTGCTGATCCACGCCGGCGGCAGCGGGGTGAGCACGGCGGCGATCCAGCTGGCGAAGGCCGCCGGCGCCCGGGTGATCACGACCGTCGGTTCGGACGCCAAACGCGAGTACGTGCAGCGGCTCGGCGCGGACGTCGTGGTGAACTCGGCGACCGAGGACGTGGTGGCGGTCGCGCGCGCAGCTACCGAAGGACGCGGCGTCGAGGTGGTGCTCGACCACGTCGGCCCGGCGACCTGGAACGCGGGCGTCTACAGCCTCGCGCCACGCGGCCGGCTGGTGTTCTTCGGCAACACCACCGGAAACCGCGCCGAGTTCGACCTGGTGTACGCGTACCACTTCGGCCTGCGGCTGCTCGGCTCCGACCCGTACGACCGGCACGAGTTCGCGGCGATGCTGGACACCTACTGGGCGGCGCCGTTCGTGACGCCGATCGACAGCGAGTTCGCGCTGGCAGACGCCCGGGCCGCCCAGGAGCGGATGGAGTCGCGCGCGGCCACCGGCAAGATCGTGCTGCGCCCGTGA
- a CDS encoding NAD(P)-dependent alcohol dehydrogenase, with protein sequence MRAKAAVLESSGAPFTITEVDLEDPRPDEVLVKVASVGICGTDLEFAKFFPTPVVLGHEGSGVVEAVGSQVSSVQPGDHVAMSFTSCGACANCLTGAPSYCLKFDAMNFTGRRPDGSTAISRGGAEVNGHFLGQSSFASHVVAPARAVVPIDKEHDLRIVGPFGCGFQTGAGGVLNVLRPEPGSSIAIFGAGAVGVAAILGAVLSGCGAIIAVDVSSDKLAAARGYGATHVLNSAEVDLAEALRDIAPHGLRYAIDTTGREDVLRTAVEALGPLGTVGVIGIGPSESMSFEWRSVLNGRTITGIIGGASLPQVFLPRLLDLHAEGKFPVDRMISYFPFAQINEAVSAVKAGSVGKAVLAF encoded by the coding sequence GTGCGAGCGAAAGCAGCCGTGCTGGAAAGCTCCGGCGCGCCGTTCACGATCACCGAGGTCGACCTGGAGGACCCGCGCCCGGACGAGGTGCTGGTCAAGGTCGCGAGCGTCGGGATCTGCGGCACCGACCTGGAGTTCGCCAAGTTCTTCCCCACGCCCGTGGTGCTCGGCCACGAGGGCTCGGGTGTGGTCGAGGCGGTCGGCAGCCAGGTGAGCTCGGTGCAGCCGGGCGATCACGTGGCGATGTCGTTCACCTCGTGCGGCGCGTGCGCCAACTGCCTCACCGGGGCGCCGTCGTACTGCCTGAAGTTCGACGCGATGAACTTCACCGGACGCCGGCCGGACGGCAGCACCGCGATCTCGCGCGGCGGCGCCGAGGTCAACGGGCACTTCCTGGGCCAGTCGTCGTTCGCCAGCCACGTCGTGGCACCGGCACGCGCCGTCGTCCCGATCGACAAGGAACACGACCTGCGCATCGTCGGCCCGTTCGGCTGCGGCTTCCAGACGGGCGCGGGCGGCGTGCTGAACGTGCTGCGGCCCGAACCCGGGTCCAGCATCGCGATCTTCGGCGCCGGTGCGGTGGGCGTCGCCGCGATCCTCGGCGCGGTGCTGAGCGGCTGCGGCGCGATCATCGCCGTCGACGTCAGCTCGGACAAGCTCGCCGCCGCGCGTGGCTACGGCGCGACGCACGTGCTGAACTCCGCCGAGGTCGATCTCGCCGAGGCGCTGCGCGACATCGCGCCGCACGGGCTGCGCTACGCGATCGACACGACCGGCCGCGAGGACGTGCTGCGTACCGCGGTCGAGGCGCTCGGCCCGCTGGGCACCGTCGGCGTGATCGGGATCGGGCCGAGCGAGTCGATGAGCTTCGAGTGGCGCAGCGTGCTCAACGGCCGCACCATCACCGGCATCATCGGCGGGGCGAGCCTGCCGCAGGTCTTCCTGCCGCGGCTGCTCGACCTGCACGCCGAAGGCAAGTTCCCGGTCGACCGGATGATCAGCTACTTCCCGTTCGCGCAGATCAACGAGGCGGTCTCGGCCGTCAAGGCCGGCAGCGTCGGCAAGGCCGTGCTGGCGTTCTGA